In a single window of the Roseiconus lacunae genome:
- a CDS encoding ABC transporter substrate-binding protein codes for MPRATHPNAFLAVRSTSCIAVIYATFIFAGNQVAAEDVSDATRNTDTWRIGMSAAFSGPASALGNGMRVGIESYFESINRQGGVAGRTLELITIDDAYEPSMTAPNMRRLIDQHNVLCVIGNVGTPTAAVAVPIANEKRVPMFGAFTGAGLLRRTPPDRYVINYRASYAEETARMIEGLVNELQLSPNEIGFFTQNDAYGDAGWKGAVAALKEIGFADAEFLPHGRYTRNTIDVEDGLSRLMDPRETVKAVVMVGAYKPCARFIKLARKHGFNPIFLNVSFVGSSSLVTELGQWGDGVIITQVVPTPNGTTEAAAEFRDIVPAQHQNFVSFEGYLVGKAFVESLRLAGNDATSETLIDAVESNHAIDLGLGIRHRLDKHEHQFSHQIWPTSIRDGQLVLLEDWNQSVVDAKRFEVQGTNQ; via the coding sequence ATGCCTCGGGCAACCCACCCCAACGCGTTTTTGGCTGTTCGGTCGACGTCGTGTATCGCGGTCATCTATGCCACCTTCATCTTTGCGGGGAACCAGGTTGCCGCGGAAGACGTTTCCGATGCGACGCGGAATACCGATACGTGGCGCATCGGAATGTCGGCCGCGTTTAGTGGCCCGGCGAGTGCTCTGGGCAATGGAATGCGGGTTGGAATCGAATCGTATTTTGAGTCGATCAATCGGCAGGGAGGAGTGGCCGGACGAACGCTCGAACTGATCACGATCGATGATGCTTATGAACCCAGTATGACGGCGCCGAATATGCGTCGTTTGATTGATCAACACAATGTCTTGTGCGTGATCGGAAACGTGGGCACACCGACCGCAGCGGTCGCGGTGCCGATCGCTAATGAAAAGCGGGTTCCAATGTTCGGTGCGTTTACCGGTGCCGGGCTACTGCGAAGAACACCGCCTGATCGCTATGTGATCAACTATCGGGCTTCGTACGCGGAAGAAACCGCTCGGATGATCGAGGGGCTCGTCAACGAGCTTCAGCTCTCGCCCAATGAAATTGGCTTTTTCACACAGAACGATGCTTACGGCGACGCGGGATGGAAGGGAGCCGTCGCCGCCTTGAAAGAAATCGGATTTGCCGACGCCGAATTCCTTCCGCACGGCCGTTACACCCGAAACACCATCGACGTCGAAGACGGACTGAGCCGTTTGATGGATCCACGAGAAACCGTCAAGGCGGTCGTGATGGTAGGAGCCTACAAGCCCTGCGCGCGGTTCATCAAGCTTGCCCGGAAACACGGGTTTAATCCAATCTTTCTGAACGTCTCTTTCGTCGGAAGTTCATCCCTGGTGACCGAACTCGGCCAGTGGGGTGACGGTGTTATCATCACTCAGGTTGTTCCGACGCCGAATGGGACGACCGAGGCGGCGGCCGAGTTTCGTGACATCGTGCCTGCGCAACATCAGAACTTTGTCAGTTTTGAAGGTTACCTAGTCGGCAAAGCGTTCGTCGAAAGCCTGCGACTTGCCGGTAACGACGCGACCTCTGAAACATTGATCGATGCGGTCGAAAGCAATCATGCGATCGACCTTGGTCTAGGAATTCGACATCGATTAGATAAACACGAACATCAATTCAGCCACCAAATCTGGCCCACGTCGATTCGCGATGGACAATTGGTCCTACTCGAAGATTGGAATCAATCCGTCGTCGACGCGAAACGCTTTGAAGTCCAGGGGACGAATCAATGA
- a CDS encoding ATP-binding protein: MSQSSLKIERNVKTIATLGAFVLASLIVTVCVVQHTLGKSIKQLSTSVIPMQSKLAELNEAVGRMFLSQSNLHTLDQTQIEALENDKQDEHAALKSLAQLKQQLTDPVIVSAKHFPTDATSNLDSEVEQFLDARKKLFHVAKLTESLEQEFKWAQDQVDADLKHLLQETAAIAGVLRLKYVLEMRQVAHDLDHEITDQSHLRDLIVGDTRAQSEAIEAFNLSAQKLNSLAGKISAAGNTDILNSLSANEAAQNSLKLRKSLEKIERVLTDDQYQDRLAKLNQLTNMLIERVDDSNESLAAKRREILLRRQELRQIQNESERSAHILQRCTSSLLAFSERFATETSGTAENTISGSRAATAFIVIIGLLCMIIAAFRVRTSVFDLRSQNERLSELSQSLAEANSGLELAVKQRTASLQLVLDSTGDGIFTVDTDGLILPERSKAVVEWFGEPRENAKLWEYLAGDDDNLSDEFWMGFDQIVSEIFPFEVAAAQAPSRLTLDGRTYELEYREVSSNGTLNRVLVIVKDITAHLEAERADRAIKELQEVIGNLLRDRDGFCDSIRECNKLIESVGTTDDMIFSKRIIHTIKGNCAIIGFRSISDQIHELESILEDDNRLPSDEEVASLNLSWNQGLSRMGTFLDTCDQGIIHVMRSDLERLANLLRNEAGYDDILPLVEQCLLEPVNIQLNRLADHAARIATVLDKKIHVTTDDGGLSLPAERLKSFWPTMIHLVRNAVDHGLESSEERLTAGKSEAGQLWLSSDVVNGWMEISLSDDGRGLDWERIREKATSLGLPADRREDLLEAMFTDGFSTRSEATDLSGRGVGLSAVKAACEMLGGSISVQSDRDHGTEFTIRFPWEKGIQLDTPRQSHLDSATQSIATPTQADV; the protein is encoded by the coding sequence ATGAGTCAGTCTTCGCTGAAAATCGAACGCAATGTCAAAACGATCGCGACATTGGGAGCATTTGTTCTCGCAAGCCTGATCGTGACTGTGTGCGTTGTCCAGCATACGCTTGGGAAATCCATCAAGCAGCTATCGACGTCGGTCATTCCGATGCAAAGTAAGCTGGCGGAATTGAACGAAGCCGTCGGACGCATGTTTCTTAGCCAAAGCAATCTTCATACACTCGATCAGACACAGATCGAGGCGTTGGAAAATGATAAACAAGATGAACACGCAGCGCTAAAAAGTCTTGCCCAACTAAAACAGCAGCTTACCGATCCCGTTATCGTTTCGGCGAAGCACTTTCCAACGGATGCGACATCGAATCTGGATTCGGAAGTCGAGCAATTTCTTGATGCTCGCAAAAAGTTATTCCATGTTGCCAAACTTACCGAATCACTCGAGCAAGAATTCAAATGGGCTCAAGACCAAGTCGATGCTGACTTAAAGCACCTGCTTCAGGAGACCGCGGCGATCGCCGGAGTTCTGCGGTTGAAATATGTACTCGAGATGCGACAGGTAGCTCACGACCTTGATCACGAGATCACAGATCAATCGCACTTGAGAGATTTGATTGTCGGCGACACCCGAGCGCAATCCGAAGCGATCGAGGCATTCAATTTGTCGGCTCAAAAACTCAATTCGTTGGCCGGGAAAATCTCTGCCGCCGGCAACACTGACATTCTAAATTCATTGTCGGCCAACGAAGCCGCTCAGAATTCATTGAAACTCCGCAAGTCACTTGAAAAAATCGAACGCGTATTGACCGACGACCAATATCAAGATCGGCTGGCGAAATTGAATCAATTGACCAACATGTTGATCGAACGGGTCGATGATTCAAACGAATCGCTCGCCGCCAAGCGTCGCGAAATCCTGCTGCGCAGACAGGAACTGCGTCAAATCCAAAACGAATCGGAACGTTCTGCCCACATTCTTCAACGGTGCACGTCAAGCTTGCTCGCATTCTCAGAGCGATTCGCGACTGAGACGAGCGGCACTGCCGAGAACACGATCAGTGGGAGTCGTGCGGCGACGGCGTTCATCGTCATTATTGGTTTGCTTTGTATGATCATTGCCGCTTTTCGTGTCCGCACGAGTGTCTTTGATTTGCGATCACAGAACGAGCGGTTGAGTGAGCTATCGCAAAGCCTGGCCGAAGCGAATAGCGGTCTTGAACTCGCCGTCAAGCAGCGAACCGCGTCACTACAATTGGTACTCGATAGTACCGGTGATGGTATCTTCACGGTTGATACCGATGGATTGATCCTTCCCGAGCGATCGAAAGCAGTGGTCGAATGGTTTGGTGAGCCGCGTGAGAACGCGAAGCTATGGGAGTATCTGGCGGGCGATGACGATAACCTTTCGGACGAGTTTTGGATGGGTTTCGATCAGATTGTCTCCGAAATTTTTCCATTCGAAGTCGCTGCCGCTCAGGCACCTTCTCGCTTAACCTTGGACGGCCGGACTTATGAATTGGAGTATCGAGAGGTCAGTTCAAATGGGACTTTGAATCGAGTTCTGGTTATCGTCAAAGATATTACCGCCCATCTCGAAGCCGAACGCGCCGATCGGGCCATCAAAGAACTGCAAGAAGTTATCGGTAACTTGCTCCGAGATCGCGACGGATTCTGTGACTCGATCCGAGAGTGCAATAAGCTGATCGAAAGTGTCGGCACGACGGACGACATGATTTTTTCGAAACGAATCATTCATACGATCAAAGGTAATTGCGCGATCATCGGCTTTCGTTCGATCTCCGATCAGATTCATGAACTCGAATCGATCCTCGAAGATGACAATCGATTGCCGAGCGATGAAGAAGTCGCATCGCTGAATTTAAGCTGGAATCAGGGGCTTAGCAGGATGGGAACCTTCCTCGATACCTGCGACCAAGGCATCATCCATGTGATGCGATCTGATTTAGAGCGTCTGGCAAATTTGCTGCGTAATGAAGCAGGATACGACGACATCCTTCCATTGGTCGAACAGTGTCTACTCGAACCGGTCAACATTCAATTGAATCGACTGGCCGACCATGCGGCACGGATCGCGACGGTACTTGACAAAAAAATACATGTGACGACTGACGATGGCGGACTAAGTCTTCCCGCCGAACGATTGAAATCATTTTGGCCGACGATGATCCATCTCGTTCGCAACGCCGTCGATCATGGACTGGAGTCATCGGAGGAACGACTGACCGCTGGAAAAAGTGAAGCCGGACAATTGTGGTTGTCCAGCGATGTTGTCAATGGTTGGATGGAAATCAGTCTCAGCGACGACGGGCGAGGCTTGGACTGGGAGCGGATTCGTGAGAAGGCGACGTCGCTCGGTCTACCGGCGGATCGCCGAGAAGACTTACTCGAAGCAATGTTTACCGATGGTTTTTCCACACGCAGCGAAGCAACGGACTTGTCCGGACGCGGCGTCGGTCTGAGTGCGGTCAAGGCAGCTTGCGAAATGCTCGGCGGCAGCATTTCAGTGCAATCAGACCGAGACCACGGAACGGAATTCACGATTCGCTTTCCGTGGGAAAAAGGGATCCAGTTGGATACGCCTCGGCAAAGCCATCTTGATTCGGCAACCCAATCGATCGCAACGCCAACGCAAGCCGACGTCTAG
- a CDS encoding DUF1501 domain-containing protein produces the protein MFGSRRQFLETASTGFGAAALSTIMASQRATADHQGGETLPEDAALKRTHFPAKAKHVIFCYMSGGVSHLDSFDPKPELQRLHGKSMPVAIERTQFNNNGNVMASPFKFRQHGESGMPVSELFPHLAGVVDELAVIRSMTTAVNEHAQGNFVMHSGFPFMGHPSAGAWCSYGLGCETDDLPGFVVLQSGGAVAPHGGVSLFSSGYLPAEHQGSILVADAQEAIRNLRPRGVRRLQQRRLEFASAIDSRFVSQTQHDSQVEAAIKNYETAFRMQASVPELCDLSQESLQTRQSYGLESKDSQMAAYGRQCLLARRLVEKGVRFIELSCLPQTPTGNQAPNPWDQHSGLEKGHRVMSRQVDQPIAALIKDLKDRGLLDETLIVWAGEFGRTPFSQGSDGRDHNPFGFSVWMAGGGVKGGVAYGATDELGYYTVENKLTVYDLWATVLHLLGVDHTKLTYRYSGRDFRLTDVHGEVISPVLV, from the coding sequence ATGTTCGGTAGCCGAAGGCAATTTTTAGAAACCGCATCAACAGGGTTCGGTGCCGCAGCATTATCCACGATCATGGCGTCCCAACGGGCGACAGCCGATCATCAAGGCGGTGAAACGCTTCCGGAGGACGCGGCGCTCAAGCGAACTCACTTCCCGGCCAAAGCAAAGCATGTAATTTTTTGCTACATGTCCGGCGGAGTTTCCCATTTGGATTCGTTTGACCCCAAACCGGAACTTCAGCGATTGCATGGCAAATCGATGCCCGTAGCGATCGAGCGGACTCAGTTCAACAACAACGGCAACGTGATGGCCAGTCCGTTCAAATTTCGCCAGCATGGCGAATCGGGAATGCCGGTCAGTGAGCTGTTTCCACATTTGGCCGGTGTTGTCGATGAACTTGCGGTAATCCGCTCCATGACCACCGCGGTCAATGAACACGCCCAAGGCAACTTCGTCATGCACAGCGGTTTTCCTTTTATGGGACACCCCAGTGCGGGGGCGTGGTGCTCGTACGGCTTGGGCTGTGAAACCGATGATCTACCCGGTTTCGTTGTACTCCAAAGTGGCGGAGCGGTCGCACCGCACGGTGGCGTCAGCCTATTTAGCAGCGGCTATTTGCCGGCCGAACACCAGGGATCGATCCTAGTCGCCGACGCACAAGAAGCGATCCGCAACCTTCGTCCCCGTGGGGTACGTCGATTGCAGCAGCGACGCTTGGAATTTGCGTCCGCGATCGACTCGCGATTTGTTTCTCAAACCCAACATGACTCGCAGGTCGAAGCGGCGATCAAGAATTACGAGACCGCATTTCGAATGCAGGCTTCGGTTCCAGAACTATGTGACCTTTCTCAAGAGTCTTTGCAAACAAGACAATCGTATGGTTTAGAATCCAAAGATAGCCAGATGGCCGCGTACGGCCGGCAATGCTTGCTCGCCCGACGATTGGTTGAAAAGGGTGTTCGCTTTATTGAACTGAGCTGTCTGCCGCAAACGCCCACCGGCAATCAAGCACCCAACCCTTGGGATCAGCACAGCGGGCTGGAAAAAGGCCATCGCGTGATGAGCCGGCAAGTCGACCAGCCGATAGCGGCATTGATCAAGGACCTAAAAGATCGTGGCCTGTTAGATGAAACATTGATCGTATGGGCTGGGGAATTTGGAAGGACACCGTTTTCCCAAGGTAGCGACGGACGCGATCACAATCCGTTTGGATTTAGCGTCTGGATGGCCGGGGGCGGCGTTAAAGGCGGCGTGGCCTATGGTGCGACCGATGAACTCGGTTATTACACCGTCGAAAACAAGCTTACCGTTTACGATTTATGGGCCACCGTCCTTCACCTTCTTGGTGTCGATCACACCAAACTCACCTATCGATACAGCGGTCGCGACTTTCGATTGACCGACGTACACGGGGAAGTGATCTCCCCCGTGTTGGTCTAG
- a CDS encoding DUF1553 domain-containing protein produces MLDFRSLFPVLLIGLSSMAAAANPGSVDFFEAKIRPVLIEHCYDCHNSDGADEGGFVSDYRDGIRRGGESGTLIVPGQPEESRLLAIIRHEIEGLEMPEGGPKLDDSVVSDFEAWIRAGAVDPRDEPPSDEERQQATSWEETLKRRKQWWSFQPIADVQPPQSASGNPIDSFIDQAIEQQQLTRSAPAEPDVLVRRLFVTLIGLPPTVEQARQWTERIAGAVDPKSKERVTAELVDTLLANKHFGERWARHWMDWIRYAESHGSEGDPTIDGAWHYRDYLIRAFNNDVSYDRLVREHIAGDLIDEPRINHDLGINESLIGTAHWRMVFHGFAPTDALDERVRFTDDQINVFSKAFLGLTVSCARCHDHKFDAISQKDYYAIYGILQSCRPGRAIADVPENLRRHNERLDHLKQQIKLALADQWQQSLPRLTQRLIEDDFDGAAKDSILGLLLNVKAELKTGRIFEDVWKQLQPRDSVNSDRTDSTKITQSWDLGRKEDWSDWYGVNDGFVRGTSAGSFAIEPDGDRLITGIYPAGVYSHLRSQKHPGRTSSVDIPLPEGQSFWVESIGDSGAAVRYVVHDYPRNGTVYPVKRLDRQWRWRSFDVSYWSGDQVHLEAATSRDAPLLVSGQDRSWYGIRRVVLADQSWSPPDQKTECLTALMQAVKSRPPHSLNDLARLYTDVLGEAITRWRSGTIDDSHALFLDQAVQTTMLDNRFEHCREARRAAIEYRKLEASIPVPIRIPSLDETRPENQPLMIRGNHKQLGEIVPRRFLEAIDSQPYHQPNSGRLELAADLLREDNPLTRRVVVNRLWHHLFGQGLVTTPDNFGRLGAKPTHPELLDYLANQFAEDSWSIKSMIRRIVLSEAWRRSSRADTDTKLRDPTNQFLARANLRRLEAEAIRDHLLSISGELNDELFGPPVKANIPRRGLYVNVVRNSLDPFLRAFDFPEPFSTVGSRPATNVPAQSLALMNDAAVARSADQWARRILEQPSMTNDRDRITQMFRQAFSREASADEIDQAVQFVRQAEREIETLIDKREALTQRQANLDREIEAAFTLARKQLTTPSPGQERNTPSVQPIASWDFTKNTDDLIGDLNASLQGDASIGPNGLAVGSKAYAVAGPIPRPIGEKTLEAYVKLSDLDQRGGGVLTLQSPDGRVFDSIVFAEREPGRWMSGSDHHRRSENVGGQQETEAAGRPVHLVITYHADGRIILYRDGVRYGQPSIVDGPVMFAAGEAMVSFGVRHLPAVGNRSLSGHVLRAAVYDLALTDRQVGDLAKSAPKYISERLLLETMSPKQSELVRHNRRQRQALQPQVDSLASIGNDPRRQAYTELAKAMFLLKEFIYVR; encoded by the coding sequence ATGCTCGACTTTCGAAGCCTGTTTCCCGTTCTGCTGATCGGTTTGTCGAGTATGGCAGCGGCGGCAAATCCTGGGTCGGTCGATTTTTTTGAAGCGAAGATCCGACCGGTTTTGATCGAACACTGCTACGACTGCCACAATTCCGACGGGGCAGACGAAGGCGGCTTTGTCAGCGACTACCGCGATGGGATTCGTCGCGGCGGCGAGTCGGGAACATTGATCGTCCCAGGGCAACCGGAGGAGAGCCGTTTGCTCGCGATCATCCGCCATGAAATTGAAGGGCTGGAAATGCCCGAAGGCGGTCCCAAGCTAGATGATTCCGTCGTCTCCGATTTCGAAGCTTGGATCCGCGCCGGCGCCGTCGATCCACGCGATGAGCCACCGTCTGATGAAGAACGCCAGCAAGCGACTTCCTGGGAAGAAACACTGAAGCGACGGAAGCAATGGTGGAGCTTTCAACCCATTGCAGATGTTCAGCCGCCACAATCAGCGTCCGGCAACCCGATCGATTCGTTCATCGACCAGGCCATCGAGCAACAACAGTTGACACGTTCGGCACCCGCCGAGCCCGACGTGCTGGTCCGGCGTCTATTTGTTACCTTGATCGGCTTGCCACCCACAGTCGAACAAGCACGTCAGTGGACCGAACGAATCGCGGGGGCTGTAGATCCTAAATCGAAGGAACGAGTGACCGCAGAACTGGTCGACACGTTACTAGCGAACAAACACTTTGGCGAGCGCTGGGCCCGACACTGGATGGACTGGATCCGATATGCCGAATCACATGGTAGCGAAGGCGATCCGACAATCGATGGCGCGTGGCACTATCGCGATTATCTAATCCGCGCATTCAACAACGATGTCTCCTACGATCGACTCGTCCGCGAGCATATTGCAGGCGACTTAATTGACGAGCCTCGTATCAATCACGATTTGGGGATAAATGAGTCATTGATCGGTACGGCCCATTGGCGGATGGTGTTTCACGGCTTCGCGCCAACCGATGCCCTGGACGAACGCGTTCGTTTCACCGATGACCAGATCAACGTATTCAGCAAAGCCTTTCTGGGACTAACGGTTTCGTGCGCCCGTTGTCACGACCATAAATTCGATGCGATCAGCCAAAAAGATTACTACGCGATCTACGGAATACTGCAATCCTGTCGTCCCGGCCGAGCGATCGCAGACGTTCCGGAGAACCTGCGACGACACAACGAGCGACTTGATCATCTGAAGCAACAAATCAAATTGGCGCTCGCAGACCAGTGGCAACAATCACTCCCGCGTCTCACGCAGCGATTGATCGAAGACGACTTTGATGGGGCCGCAAAAGACAGCATCCTTGGGTTGCTGCTAAATGTAAAAGCGGAATTAAAGACCGGCAGAATATTCGAAGACGTGTGGAAACAATTACAACCCCGCGACTCCGTCAATTCTGATCGAACGGACTCCACGAAAATCACACAGTCTTGGGACCTTGGTCGAAAGGAAGACTGGAGCGATTGGTACGGAGTCAACGATGGTTTTGTGCGTGGGACCAGCGCCGGTAGCTTCGCAATTGAACCCGACGGGGACCGATTGATCACGGGAATATATCCGGCCGGCGTCTATTCACACCTTCGTTCGCAAAAGCATCCGGGCCGAACGAGCAGCGTCGACATTCCCTTGCCGGAAGGTCAATCGTTTTGGGTCGAATCGATCGGCGATTCGGGGGCTGCCGTCCGTTACGTCGTGCATGACTATCCGCGAAATGGCACCGTTTATCCCGTCAAACGCCTTGATCGACAATGGCGATGGCGATCCTTTGACGTGAGTTATTGGTCGGGTGACCAAGTCCACTTGGAAGCAGCGACTTCTCGCGACGCGCCGCTATTGGTGTCCGGACAAGACCGATCTTGGTATGGAATCCGGCGTGTTGTTTTAGCCGATCAATCGTGGTCACCACCCGATCAAAAAACAGAATGCTTGACGGCATTGATGCAGGCCGTCAAGTCGCGTCCACCGCATTCACTGAACGATCTGGCGCGGCTCTACACCGACGTTCTTGGAGAAGCGATCACTCGCTGGCGTTCAGGGACGATCGATGATTCGCATGCATTGTTTCTTGATCAAGCCGTCCAGACGACGATGCTAGACAATCGTTTCGAACACTGTCGTGAAGCTCGCAGAGCGGCAATCGAGTATCGAAAACTGGAAGCATCCATCCCGGTGCCCATCCGAATCCCATCGCTGGACGAGACCCGTCCCGAAAACCAGCCTTTGATGATTCGTGGGAACCACAAACAACTTGGCGAAATCGTTCCCCGACGTTTCCTTGAAGCGATCGATTCACAACCCTATCACCAGCCCAACAGCGGTCGCTTGGAACTTGCGGCGGATCTGCTGCGTGAAGATAACCCACTGACTCGTCGTGTCGTGGTCAATCGATTGTGGCACCATTTGTTCGGCCAAGGACTGGTAACGACTCCCGATAATTTTGGACGCTTAGGTGCAAAACCTACCCATCCAGAATTACTCGATTATCTGGCGAATCAATTTGCCGAAGATTCATGGTCGATTAAATCGATGATACGACGGATCGTTCTTTCGGAAGCTTGGCGTCGATCCTCCCGGGCCGATACAGACACCAAATTGCGTGATCCAACGAATCAGTTTCTGGCTCGAGCCAACTTACGGCGTTTGGAAGCCGAAGCGATTCGTGACCACTTGCTATCGATCTCCGGCGAGTTGAATGACGAGCTTTTCGGACCGCCGGTCAAGGCTAACATTCCGCGACGTGGCCTGTATGTCAACGTGGTCCGTAATTCGCTCGATCCATTTTTACGTGCATTCGATTTTCCCGAACCATTCAGCACCGTCGGTAGTCGACCTGCCACGAACGTTCCGGCTCAGTCGCTCGCCCTCATGAATGATGCCGCCGTCGCGAGGTCGGCCGATCAATGGGCGCGACGGATTCTGGAGCAGCCGTCGATGACCAACGACCGCGACCGCATCACGCAGATGTTCCGGCAAGCGTTTTCACGTGAAGCATCCGCTGATGAAATTGACCAAGCAGTGCAATTCGTTCGACAAGCCGAGCGAGAGATCGAAACTTTGATCGATAAACGAGAAGCTCTAACTCAGCGGCAAGCGAACCTGGATCGCGAGATCGAAGCGGCGTTTACGTTAGCCCGCAAGCAACTTACGACGCCCAGCCCCGGACAAGAACGAAATACTCCCAGCGTCCAACCCATCGCGAGTTGGGACTTTACCAAAAACACCGATGACTTGATTGGCGACCTAAACGCTTCGTTACAAGGCGATGCTTCGATCGGCCCCAATGGCTTGGCGGTCGGTTCGAAAGCGTATGCGGTTGCGGGCCCAATTCCGCGACCGATCGGCGAAAAAACACTCGAAGCATACGTCAAGCTTTCCGACCTTGATCAACGAGGCGGCGGCGTGCTGACGCTGCAGTCACCCGACGGGCGAGTCTTTGATTCAATCGTCTTTGCGGAACGAGAGCCAGGCCGCTGGATGTCTGGGAGCGATCATCATCGCCGTAGTGAGAACGTCGGTGGGCAACAAGAAACGGAAGCGGCAGGGCGACCGGTTCATTTGGTAATTACCTATCATGCTGACGGACGAATCATCCTCTACCGCGACGGCGTCCGCTACGGCCAACCATCAATTGTTGATGGCCCCGTCATGTTCGCCGCCGGTGAAGCGATGGTTAGCTTCGGCGTTCGACACCTTCCGGCGGTTGGCAATCGTTCGCTTTCAGGACATGTGTTGCGAGCCGCCGTTTACGATCTCGCGTTAACGGATCGGCAAGTCGGCGACCTAGCTAAATCAGCGCCCAAATATATCAGTGAGCGGTTACTGTTAGAGACGATGTCACCAAAACAAAGTGAACTCGTCAGGCACAATCGTCGCCAAAGACAAGCGTTGCAACCTCAAGTCGATTCATTGGCATCGATCGGGAATGATCCACGCCGGCAAGCCTACACAGAACTCGCCAAAGCGATGTTCTTGTTAAAGGAGTTCATCTATGTTCGGTAG
- a CDS encoding sulfatase-like hydrolase/transferase → MIIADDLGYGETGMMGNREIPTPNIDRLADSGVRCTAGYVTSSYCSPSRAGIVTGKYQSRFGYDHNPTGKRNLLPNAGLPLTEITFVEKLQQSGYRTGLVGKWHLGAVPDLHPLERGFDSFYGFLHEGHFYVPGTVDQPESFADVVTMIRDQRVAEGERVREGQFIRGNYAPINEPAYDQDNPILRGTDVIEESRYLTEAISEEAVEFINRNRESPFCLMVAYNAVHSPMQAKLDDCDALQRIEDIQRRIFAGMLVSMDRGIGTILDAVDEHRLRRNTLIVFVSDNGGPTKELTSSNEPLRGGKGSLYEGGVRVPMIWSFPNRLPEGTVESRPVLSLDIAATALDLAGLPQEDSLDGKSLFDWIDSPLAKGHETIFWRMQRGKKALRSGNWKIVSPSDGQPFELYHLASDLGEARDLAKEQTEKLSELVNRWQAFNRQMPPLK, encoded by the coding sequence GTGATCATTGCCGACGACCTTGGCTATGGTGAAACTGGGATGATGGGCAATCGCGAGATTCCGACACCGAATATCGATCGCTTGGCCGATAGCGGAGTTCGTTGTACAGCGGGATATGTCACATCGTCATACTGCAGCCCTTCACGGGCGGGGATCGTGACTGGAAAGTATCAATCCAGATTTGGATACGATCACAACCCGACAGGTAAGCGAAACCTACTCCCCAACGCGGGGCTGCCACTCACAGAAATCACCTTCGTCGAAAAACTACAACAATCGGGCTATCGAACAGGTTTGGTCGGCAAGTGGCATCTCGGTGCGGTCCCAGATTTACATCCGCTCGAACGCGGGTTTGATTCGTTTTACGGTTTCCTTCACGAAGGTCACTTTTATGTCCCTGGCACCGTAGATCAACCAGAATCGTTTGCCGACGTCGTGACGATGATTCGCGATCAGCGTGTCGCCGAAGGCGAGCGTGTCCGTGAAGGTCAGTTCATCCGTGGTAACTATGCACCGATCAATGAACCCGCGTATGACCAAGACAACCCGATTCTTCGCGGCACCGATGTCATCGAAGAGTCACGCTACCTTACCGAAGCGATTTCGGAAGAAGCCGTCGAGTTTATCAACCGCAACCGTGAATCACCGTTTTGCTTGATGGTCGCATACAACGCCGTGCACAGTCCGATGCAGGCGAAACTGGATGACTGTGATGCGTTACAACGCATCGAGGACATTCAACGTCGGATCTTTGCCGGAATGTTGGTCTCGATGGATCGCGGAATCGGGACAATCCTTGACGCCGTTGACGAACATCGCTTGCGACGGAACACACTGATCGTTTTCGTGAGTGACAACGGAGGCCCGACAAAGGAATTGACCAGTAGCAACGAACCGCTTCGAGGTGGCAAGGGTTCCTTGTATGAAGGCGGCGTCCGGGTTCCAATGATTTGGAGCTTTCCAAATCGACTGCCCGAAGGGACGGTCGAGTCACGCCCCGTTCTCAGCCTGGATATAGCGGCGACGGCCTTGGACCTTGCCGGATTGCCTCAGGAGGATTCCCTTGACGGCAAAAGCTTATTCGATTGGATCGATTCACCGTTGGCCAAAGGTCACGAGACAATCTTCTGGAGAATGCAGCGTGGTAAGAAAGCACTTCGCAGCGGAAACTGGAAAATCGTTTCTCCCTCCGACGGTCAACCGTTTGAACTTTACCACCTCGCGAGTGACCTTGGCGAAGCACGTGACCTAGCGAAAGAGCAAACTGAAAAACTGAGTGAACTGGTCAACCGCTGGCAAGCATTCAATCGCCAGATGCCGCCGCTAAAGTGA